A single region of the Marinitoga hydrogenitolerans DSM 16785 genome encodes:
- a CDS encoding sugar transferase, whose amino-acid sequence MIKYLVIGKKEEFETIIYEIEKKSKGKIIFGDFLNPSPEAFLEKIKYHDRVLIADPNLEHYVKKELESLKKQGIVIEILPELVEKYLQRIPLSVFEKFEYYYSEFFLKKEEKRFFDIFLALFFLIFSLPLFIIISIINYFTIGKPVIFKQIRMGKNKKKFLMYKFRTIHNDNIHSFGKFLRKTRLDEIPQFINVLIGNMNFIGPRPEMLTFHQMCEENIDFYNYRLYVNPGITGWAQVKYKYTTTLEDYKIKTEYDLYYVKNKNYLLDLKIIFLTFLTIFKDNGSL is encoded by the coding sequence ATGATAAAATATCTAGTAATAGGAAAAAAAGAAGAATTTGAAACTATTATATATGAAATAGAAAAAAAATCAAAAGGCAAAATTATCTTTGGGGACTTTTTAAATCCAAGTCCTGAAGCTTTTTTGGAAAAAATAAAATATCATGACAGAGTATTAATAGCTGATCCTAACTTAGAACATTATGTTAAAAAGGAATTAGAAAGTCTAAAAAAACAAGGCATTGTTATTGAAATACTTCCTGAATTAGTTGAAAAATACCTACAAAGAATTCCTTTGAGTGTGTTTGAAAAGTTTGAATATTATTATTCAGAATTTTTTCTAAAAAAAGAAGAAAAACGTTTTTTTGATATTTTTTTGGCTTTATTTTTCTTGATATTTTCCTTACCTTTATTTATCATCATTTCTATAATAAACTATTTTACTATAGGAAAACCAGTTATTTTCAAACAAATTAGAATGGGAAAAAACAAAAAGAAATTTTTAATGTATAAATTTAGAACAATTCATAATGATAATATTCATTCATTTGGAAAGTTTTTAAGAAAAACACGCTTAGATGAAATACCTCAATTTATAAACGTATTAATTGGCAACATGAATTTTATAGGACCAAGACCTGAAATGCTTACATTTCATCAAATGTGTGAAGAAAATATAGATTTTTACAATTACAGATTATATGTAAATCCTGGAATTACAGGTTGGGCACAAGTAAAATATAAATATACAACAACCTTAGAAGATTATAAAATTAAAACAGAATACGATCTTTACTATGTAAAAAACAAGAATTATTTACTTGATTTAAAAATAATATTCTTAACATTTTTAACAATTTTTAAAGATAATGGTTCATTATGA
- a CDS encoding phage holin, LLH family, whose product MEIIVYVLVGVAFLLGNLLLHSKKMESKIKIVRKIVTHVVEYVEQIGNLKNLHGEQKKKLAMNLAKKTLSEMHIKISDNLLDTIIESIVFYLNLQKGVK is encoded by the coding sequence ATGGAAATTATTGTGTATGTATTAGTAGGTGTTGCATTTCTCTTAGGGAATTTATTACTACATTCAAAAAAGATGGAGAGCAAAATTAAAATTGTCAGAAAAATTGTTACACATGTCGTGGAATATGTAGAACAAATTGGAAATTTAAAAAATTTGCATGGAGAACAAAAGAAAAAACTTGCAATGAATTTGGCCAAAAAAACTTTATCAGAAATGCATATAAAAATATCTGACAATCTATTAGACACAATAATTGAAAGTATAGTATTTTACCTTAATCTTCAGAAAGGAGTGAAATAA